One stretch of Candidatus Nitrosotenuis cloacae DNA includes these proteins:
- a CDS encoding tetratricopeptide repeat protein encodes MSIKRETLLIGMLCLFGIIPAFAESDWLLVQTDKTQYRTGEDMEITGFVLDRTTPQIAVQIYDPDGEILGAYGVELELDDTFSKTISLDSPFYDKSGLYLVEFDYGADSDELFFEVIGTPEEPEPEPTLLTPEVLMITTDKTSYSDNEFITISGLVSDVVDPTILIGIFDPNDSPAGFYMPPVNSELEFSVSFLAKSGVNFKKTGTYTIKAHYGQSKQTTTFSFVDASTPNNAPITPSPPQIVLNPAPTPNPTPAPVPIPTPTPTQIPKPVTPKVEAPIPKPVTPNIPQAPEPDNSELALEQKEIGKILNQINRECDNSHYTDSIVYGEGMGPALMRLCNYEQAVSYFDKALIKDPNSPEILTNKGSALGKLGQFDLALEHYNLALKIDPKFIPALNNKANALAETGELEEAITLYHKILDEDPSYGIAHINLQKANEESIQYAKMQIKQESVSVSLDDSVPKIESPKVDYETPKPKNVVEQIGSFFAGIFGFLK; translated from the coding sequence TTGAGCATCAAAAGGGAGACGTTGCTCATTGGAATGTTGTGCCTATTTGGAATAATCCCCGCCTTTGCAGAATCAGACTGGTTGCTAGTCCAGACAGACAAGACACAATATCGCACTGGAGAAGACATGGAAATTACAGGATTTGTCCTAGACAGGACAACGCCACAAATTGCAGTTCAGATCTATGATCCAGATGGCGAGATTCTTGGAGCCTATGGCGTAGAACTGGAACTGGATGATACCTTTTCAAAAACAATATCTCTGGATTCGCCATTTTATGACAAATCAGGCTTGTATCTAGTTGAATTTGACTATGGTGCAGATTCGGATGAGCTGTTCTTTGAGGTAATCGGTACACCTGAGGAACCAGAACCCGAACCAACATTGCTAACACCAGAAGTATTGATGATAACCACAGACAAGACTAGCTATTCAGATAATGAATTCATAACAATTTCTGGCCTTGTCTCCGATGTTGTAGATCCTACAATACTGATTGGGATTTTTGATCCAAACGATTCTCCTGCAGGATTTTACATGCCACCAGTCAACTCTGAACTCGAGTTTTCAGTCTCATTTTTGGCAAAAAGCGGAGTAAATTTCAAAAAAACCGGAACATACACCATCAAGGCACATTACGGCCAATCAAAGCAGACGACAACTTTTAGCTTTGTAGACGCATCAACACCAAACAATGCTCCAATCACTCCATCTCCCCCACAAATAGTTCTGAATCCAGCACCAACTCCAAATCCCACACCAGCACCTGTACCAATCCCTACACCAACTCCCACACAGATTCCAAAACCAGTTACACCAAAAGTCGAAGCTCCAATACCAAAACCAGTTACACCAAATATTCCTCAAGCTCCAGAGCCAGACAATTCAGAGTTGGCCCTGGAGCAAAAAGAGATAGGCAAAATCCTAAACCAGATAAACCGAGAGTGCGACAATTCCCATTACACAGATTCCATCGTTTATGGAGAGGGGATGGGTCCAGCTCTTATGAGATTATGCAATTACGAGCAGGCAGTATCATATTTTGATAAAGCTCTAATCAAAGACCCAAACAGTCCAGAGATTCTCACAAACAAGGGCTCGGCCTTGGGCAAGCTAGGACAATTCGATCTGGCACTAGAACATTATAATCTGGCACTAAAGATAGACCCAAAATTCATCCCAGCACTAAACAACAAGGCAAATGCACTTGCGGAGACAGGTGAGCTGGAAGAAGCCATTACACTATACCACAAAATACTTGATGAAGACCCATCATATGGAATAGCTCATATCAATCTGCAAAAGGCAAACGAAGAATCAATTCAATACGCAAAAATGCAGATAAAACAGGAATCAGTTTCCGTCAGCCTGGATGATTCCGTTCCAAAAATAGAATCACCCAAGGTAGACTATGAGACACCCAAACCAAAAAACGTAGTTGAGCAGATTGGAAGCTTTTTTGCAGGAATCTTTGGCTTTTTAAAATAA
- a CDS encoding DUF1272 domain-containing protein — translation MEQTCKNCGVPLTNTAPDAKYCSIECTYSLPNFKREAVFP, via the coding sequence ATGGAACAGACATGCAAGAACTGTGGCGTGCCATTAACAAACACAGCACCAGATGCAAAATATTGCTCAATAGAATGCACATATAGCTTACCGAATTTCAAGCGAGAGGCAGTCTTCCCCTAA
- a CDS encoding winged helix-turn-helix domain-containing protein, which yields MNDLRYYETMLKMRRPEIAIYSDIIDAILKHGTKSQTKIQTSANLEYERMLRLIKKMQRLDFLDEKLHVTERGKSFRKDFEPARKITAEIFAKYWPKPSKENHR from the coding sequence ATGAATGATCTTCGATATTATGAAACCATGCTGAAAATGCGAAGACCGGAAATTGCGATCTATTCCGATATTATTGATGCCATTTTAAAACACGGTACCAAATCACAAACAAAGATTCAAACTAGTGCTAATCTGGAATATGAAAGAATGTTACGACTCATAAAAAAGATGCAAAGGCTCGACTTTCTTGATGAAAAACTACACGTAACCGAAAGAGGAAAAAGCTTCAGAAAAGACTTTGAGCCGGCAAGAAAAATTACTGCAGAGATATTTGCAAAATACTGGCCAAAACCATCAAAAGAAAATCATCGATAG
- a CDS encoding P-II family nitrogen regulator has product MLRIDTVVRNANLVQIKTRLEQAGISNFSIYDMGSDHTSFRPSFCSPRSKIEIICKNSDKDVILEAISGANPADNGIIYVNQLTPLIQINTND; this is encoded by the coding sequence TTGCTAAGAATCGATACTGTAGTCCGCAACGCAAATCTTGTACAAATAAAGACACGACTAGAGCAGGCAGGAATCTCTAATTTTTCCATTTACGACATGGGCTCTGATCATACGTCATTTAGGCCATCTTTTTGTTCCCCAAGATCAAAAATAGAGATAATCTGCAAAAATTCTGATAAAGACGTCATTTTAGAGGCAATCTCTGGCGCAAATCCAGCAGACAATGGTATCATCTATGTCAACCAGCTGACCCCGCTAATTCAGATAAATACAAACGATTAA
- a CDS encoding NAD(P)/FAD-dependent oxidoreductase, translating into MTRKRILVLGGGFAGVECTRKLESYFKRDSEVQIDLVSEDNFLLFTPMLPQVASAMIETRHIVIPIRTIIKKASFHEGKIKNIDPYGKRITLYGTNEKRGTSLDYDYLVVALGSQTNFFGNQTVENHAYTMKTLNDAVVLRNRIIDMLEQADNETDPILKQSLLTFVVVGGGFAGIETAGEIHDFLLDAKKHYPNISEKDIKVIILEALPIVLPGFSEKLASFTKDKLIQRGIEIRLNTMVVTFDGSEVIVKDAVDPAKNPVKVPEMDAIETKTLIWTAGVTPVDTIKNSMFKTDKGKVIVSENLEVPAFPGVYVIGDCSLAIDPTTKKPYPPTAQNAEGQAKTAAYNIFAEMHGREKKKIDFVSKGQMAIIGKRTAIASISGLNIHGFLAWCIWRAVYVRKIPKLNKRLRILLDWTADLLFDRDISRLKIIRKDQPIDYKELDEVDDVW; encoded by the coding sequence GTGACGCGCAAAAGGATTCTCGTATTGGGTGGTGGATTTGCCGGAGTAGAATGTACTCGAAAGCTAGAATCTTATTTCAAACGCGATTCCGAGGTCCAAATCGATCTGGTGTCTGAGGACAATTTTCTATTATTTACGCCAATGCTTCCGCAGGTGGCATCTGCAATGATCGAAACAAGACATATCGTCATTCCAATTAGAACCATAATCAAAAAGGCCTCATTCCATGAAGGAAAAATAAAAAACATAGACCCATACGGCAAGCGGATCACACTGTATGGCACCAACGAAAAAAGAGGAACCTCGCTGGATTATGATTATCTGGTGGTGGCATTGGGCAGTCAGACCAACTTCTTTGGCAATCAGACAGTAGAGAACCATGCATATACCATGAAGACACTAAATGATGCAGTTGTTCTGCGAAACAGAATCATAGATATGCTAGAGCAGGCAGACAATGAGACCGATCCAATACTAAAGCAGTCATTGTTGACATTTGTTGTAGTGGGTGGTGGATTTGCAGGAATTGAAACAGCCGGTGAGATTCATGACTTTTTGCTTGATGCAAAAAAACACTATCCAAACATTTCGGAAAAAGACATCAAGGTCATAATACTAGAGGCGCTACCAATAGTTCTGCCTGGATTTTCTGAAAAACTTGCCTCATTTACAAAGGACAAGCTGATTCAGAGGGGAATTGAAATAAGACTGAATACCATGGTCGTGACATTTGATGGTTCAGAGGTAATAGTAAAAGACGCAGTCGATCCTGCAAAAAACCCAGTCAAGGTTCCAGAAATGGATGCAATAGAGACCAAGACTTTGATCTGGACTGCCGGCGTAACACCAGTTGATACTATCAAAAACTCCATGTTCAAAACAGACAAGGGCAAGGTAATTGTCAGCGAAAACCTGGAGGTGCCTGCATTTCCTGGTGTGTATGTGATAGGTGATTGCAGTCTGGCAATAGATCCCACCACAAAGAAACCATATCCACCAACTGCACAAAACGCGGAAGGCCAGGCAAAGACTGCAGCGTACAATATTTTTGCGGAAATGCATGGAAGGGAGAAAAAGAAAATCGACTTTGTATCAAAGGGACAAATGGCAATCATTGGAAAAAGAACTGCTATAGCTTCAATTTCTGGCCTGAATATTCACGGGTTTTTGGCCTGGTGCATCTGGAGAGCCGTCTATGTCAGAAAGATTCCCAAGCTGAACAAAAGACTCAGAATCTTGCTTGATTGGACTGCGGATCTATTATTTGATAGGGATATTTCTCGACTAAAGATAATCCGAAAGGACCAGCCAATCGACTACAAGGAACTAGACGAAGTAGATGATGTTTGGTAA
- a CDS encoding DUF2283 domain-containing protein, producing the protein MASVSFDQEARALYVKLDNNKIAKTIPLGEDRFIDVDESGKAVGFEILLPKSMSSEITEMIKRSKSIDLLH; encoded by the coding sequence ATGGCTTCAGTAAGTTTTGATCAAGAAGCAAGAGCGTTATACGTAAAGCTAGATAATAACAAAATCGCAAAGACAATCCCTCTAGGCGAAGACAGATTCATCGATGTTGACGAATCTGGGAAAGCCGTCGGATTTGAGATACTTTTACCAAAGAGCATGTCATCTGAAATTACTGAAATGATAAAGCGCTCCAAATCAATAGATCTGTTACACTAG
- the hsp20 gene encoding archaeal heat shock protein Hsp20, with protein MFFDEEFDRIFQRMSRSFMDFDDVFENVNKDGKSYGPFYYGYSMTVGPDGKPHIQEYGNVKPGLLPTAETREPFIDTIVDEKENLLKLVAEMPGVEKSDIKVVVEGNVVNVDAERGNKKYHGKVPIKRKVDADSVKASYTNGILEVQFKLKGEDKPKGKTVEVI; from the coding sequence ATGTTCTTTGACGAAGAATTTGACAGGATCTTTCAGAGAATGTCAAGGTCCTTCATGGATTTTGACGATGTCTTTGAGAATGTCAACAAAGATGGCAAGTCATACGGACCATTCTATTACGGTTATTCAATGACCGTTGGCCCAGACGGCAAGCCACACATACAGGAATACGGAAATGTCAAACCTGGTTTGCTCCCAACCGCAGAAACCAGAGAGCCATTCATTGACACCATCGTTGATGAAAAAGAAAATCTGCTCAAACTAGTTGCAGAAATGCCTGGAGTTGAGAAGAGCGACATCAAGGTGGTAGTCGAAGGAAATGTAGTGAATGTCGATGCAGAGCGTGGCAACAAAAAATACCACGGTAAAGTACCAATCAAAAGAAAGGTAGATGCAGACTCTGTCAAGGCAAGCTACACAAACGGAATTCTGGAAGTACAGTTCAAGCTGAAAGGCGAGGACAAACCAAAAGGCAAGACCGTGGAGGTAATCTAA
- a CDS encoding CDC48 family AAA ATPase, with protein sequence MTEIILKIDETAQRHVGKGIAVIDPKVVKENKWQTGQILEISANKKSHVKVWPGPSDDYGSGIIRIDGLTRHNIGAGIGEKTTLKIVNAAEAESITLSPIEKISLEGLQEYMSALYEGHVFTTGDTIIVNTSLGGKTQLVVTATSPAKPVIVSPKTVFKLGSMTKAVDNSIPRITYDDLGGLKKEVQKIREMVELPMRHPELFEKLGVEAPKGVLLYGPPGTGKTLLAKAVAGETNSHFTAVSGPEIMGKYYGESEERLREIFKQAEENTPSIVFIDEIDSIAPKRDEVTGEVEKRIVSQLLTLMDGMKARGKVVVIAATNRPDSIDPALRRPGRFDREIEIGIPDQEGRMEILQIHTRGMPVDEKIDLKQFAKVTHGFVGADLESLSKEAAMRSLRRILPDIDLQQEKISSEILQKIKISEDDFKEALKEVRPSALREVLVQVPNVTWDDVGGLDSLKEELKEAIEWPLKHKDAFQYVDVTSPKGILLYGPPGTGKTLIAKALAKMTESNFISIKGPELLSKWVGESEKGVREIFRKARQAAPCIIFFDEIDALVPRRSGGDSSHVSENVVSQILTEIDGLEELNDVLIIGATNRLDIVDEALLRPGRFDRVIEVPKPDAKGRKHILEIHTKKKPLDSTVDLSKLVEITDGYSGAELAAICNRAAITALRRHVSGQTKSLKEIKITQQDLVDAISKVKTKSTLPAIA encoded by the coding sequence ATGACTGAAATAATACTAAAAATTGACGAGACTGCACAGCGCCATGTCGGAAAAGGAATTGCAGTAATTGATCCCAAAGTAGTAAAGGAAAACAAATGGCAGACAGGCCAAATTCTGGAAATATCTGCAAACAAAAAATCCCACGTTAAGGTTTGGCCAGGCCCATCAGATGATTACGGCTCTGGAATTATTCGAATCGACGGACTAACCAGACACAATATCGGTGCAGGAATTGGAGAAAAGACTACACTAAAAATAGTAAATGCCGCAGAGGCAGAATCAATTACACTATCCCCGATTGAAAAAATATCATTAGAAGGACTACAGGAATACATGTCCGCATTGTATGAAGGCCATGTCTTTACGACAGGCGACACCATTATAGTGAACACGTCTTTGGGCGGTAAAACCCAACTCGTTGTTACAGCCACATCCCCAGCCAAACCTGTAATTGTGAGCCCAAAGACCGTGTTCAAATTAGGCTCAATGACAAAGGCAGTCGATAATTCCATTCCAAGAATAACATATGATGACCTGGGCGGGCTCAAAAAAGAGGTTCAAAAGATACGTGAAATGGTCGAATTACCAATGCGCCACCCAGAACTGTTCGAAAAGCTAGGCGTAGAGGCACCAAAAGGCGTCTTACTGTATGGTCCTCCAGGAACTGGAAAAACCCTACTGGCAAAGGCAGTTGCTGGCGAGACAAACTCGCACTTTACGGCAGTCTCAGGACCAGAGATAATGGGCAAATACTATGGAGAATCCGAGGAAAGACTGCGAGAGATATTCAAGCAGGCAGAGGAAAACACGCCAAGTATAGTATTCATCGATGAGATTGATTCCATTGCACCAAAACGGGACGAGGTTACCGGCGAGGTGGAAAAGCGAATCGTATCGCAATTGCTCACACTAATGGATGGAATGAAGGCCAGAGGTAAGGTCGTAGTTATTGCTGCAACCAATCGACCAGATTCCATTGATCCTGCACTGAGAAGGCCAGGACGATTTGACAGAGAAATCGAGATTGGAATTCCAGATCAGGAAGGAAGAATGGAGATTTTACAAATCCACACCAGAGGAATGCCAGTTGATGAGAAAATAGATCTAAAACAGTTTGCCAAAGTAACCCACGGATTTGTTGGAGCAGATCTAGAATCATTATCAAAAGAGGCCGCGATGCGCTCATTGCGAAGAATCCTGCCAGATATCGATCTACAGCAAGAAAAGATCTCATCCGAGATATTGCAGAAAATCAAGATAAGCGAGGATGATTTCAAAGAAGCACTAAAAGAGGTTAGGCCTTCTGCATTGCGTGAGGTCCTAGTTCAGGTACCAAACGTAACTTGGGATGATGTTGGTGGTTTAGATTCACTAAAAGAAGAGCTCAAAGAGGCAATCGAGTGGCCACTAAAACACAAGGACGCATTCCAGTATGTAGATGTAACATCGCCAAAAGGGATCTTGTTGTATGGACCACCAGGAACTGGCAAGACTCTGATCGCAAAGGCACTAGCAAAGATGACTGAATCCAACTTTATCTCAATCAAGGGACCAGAACTACTATCAAAGTGGGTAGGCGAGTCCGAAAAAGGGGTGCGAGAGATATTCCGAAAAGCAAGGCAGGCTGCACCATGCATCATATTCTTTGATGAAATTGATGCACTAGTTCCAAGAAGGAGCGGTGGCGACTCGTCACACGTATCGGAAAATGTTGTATCTCAAATCCTAACGGAAATTGACGGACTGGAAGAGCTAAATGATGTTCTGATAATTGGCGCCACAAACAGGCTCGATATTGTAGATGAGGCATTGCTCAGACCAGGTAGATTCGACAGGGTAATCGAGGTACCAAAGCCGGACGCAAAGGGCAGAAAGCATATCTTGGAAATTCATACCAAGAAAAAGCCGCTGGACAGTACAGTCGATTTATCAAAACTAGTAGAGATTACCGACGGGTATAGTGGTGCCGAGCTTGCAGCAATATGCAACAGAGCGGCAATCACAGCACTAAGACGCCATGTCAGCGGTCAGACCAAGTCACTCAAGGAAATAAAAATAACCCAGCAAGATTTGGTCGATGCCATATCCAAGGTAAAGACAAAATCAACTCTTCCAGCAATTGCCTAG
- a CDS encoding SRPBCC family protein, which produces MKSVTESCVVPKPYDVVFGFLSNFDNMPKWSTKFVQSIKTENGHTKAVTPFGEMFVRIDSDRKTGVIDIFAGPAKSEMSPAYMRIISFSNNSCGVTFTFFQWPHTTDQMWEMFCDWIKIEVGNIKKLFS; this is translated from the coding sequence ATGAAATCAGTCACGGAATCCTGCGTTGTACCAAAACCATATGATGTGGTGTTTGGTTTTCTATCAAATTTTGATAATATGCCAAAGTGGAGCACTAAATTCGTCCAATCCATCAAGACGGAAAATGGCCACACCAAGGCAGTCACTCCATTTGGCGAAATGTTCGTGCGAATAGATTCCGATAGAAAGACTGGCGTAATTGATATTTTTGCAGGACCTGCCAAATCCGAGATGAGTCCTGCATACATGAGGATCATCTCGTTTTCGAATAATTCCTGTGGTGTCACATTTACTTTTTTCCAGTGGCCGCACACTACAGATCAAATGTGGGAGATGTTTTGCGATTGGATAAAAATTGAAGTAGGAAATATTAAAAAATTATTTTCCTAG
- a CDS encoding NADH-quinone oxidoreductase subunit I, which produces MPVAILPDIGEQMCIGCALCVEICTTLGPDVLRVKPVEGWKRGKAFVFYPERCISDGACIGVCPTKAIFWMRPMDFTVGQPVPLYKNSVFVKGWTELID; this is translated from the coding sequence ATGCCAGTAGCAATTTTACCAGACATTGGTGAACAGATGTGCATTGGATGCGCACTATGCGTTGAAATCTGCACAACACTGGGACCAGATGTACTCAGAGTAAAACCAGTCGAAGGCTGGAAAAGAGGTAAGGCATTTGTCTTTTACCCAGAGAGATGCATCTCCGATGGAGCATGCATTGGCGTTTGCCCAACAAAGGCAATCTTCTGGATGAGACCAATGGACTTCACAGTAGGTCAACCAGTTCCTCTATACAAAAACTCAGTCTTCGTTAAGGGCTGGACTGAACTTATCGATTAA
- a CDS encoding aminotransferase class V-fold PLP-dependent enzyme, translating to MNLDKDLVASSFASSERTYLNNASSSLIPLSTIRVMTDFTMRYNDLGPDSLDFASLLSQKSVELRQTISKLVKCRPEEVVLTSSVTEGINAVASGIILHKDSNFVIRGTTHEHHSNYYPWLRLGKKSELRSIAHDTNGFFEISELEKKLDRNTKLVALSHGLYNTGAILPISEIGKMLNERGVPFFVDAAQTIGCAGEFDFAKSGADFVAFNGYKWLCGPMGIGVFICKKDSAPLLEPMQLAGESAMLYDGTNLAYKDIPDRFQGGFRNFAAIVGLQNSISFLMGLGIANIREKIIGLANLLRDELAKIPGVTLYGPQDHTKRTSIVSFTIQNKTPQEVVQRLEQQKMVLAVREIDNIKIVRASPHFFNTESEMLKLADLIKRL from the coding sequence ATGAATTTAGACAAAGACTTGGTTGCCAGCTCTTTTGCAAGCTCAGAGAGAACCTATCTTAATAATGCCTCATCTTCCTTGATTCCCCTATCTACAATTCGTGTGATGACGGATTTTACCATGCGATATAACGACTTGGGCCCAGACTCGCTGGATTTTGCCTCATTACTATCACAGAAATCAGTCGAGCTGCGACAGACCATCTCCAAGTTAGTAAAATGCAGACCAGAGGAGGTAGTCCTGACATCTAGTGTTACCGAAGGAATCAATGCAGTTGCCAGCGGGATTATACTGCACAAAGACTCGAATTTTGTAATTCGCGGAACCACACATGAGCACCATTCCAACTATTATCCGTGGTTAAGATTGGGCAAAAAATCCGAGCTCCGATCCATTGCACATGATACCAATGGGTTCTTTGAGATTTCTGAGCTGGAAAAAAAGCTAGACCGAAACACAAAGCTGGTGGCACTGAGTCATGGCTTGTACAATACCGGCGCTATACTCCCCATATCAGAGATTGGCAAGATGCTCAATGAAAGGGGCGTGCCATTCTTTGTGGATGCAGCCCAAACAATAGGGTGTGCAGGCGAGTTTGATTTTGCAAAGTCTGGTGCTGACTTTGTTGCGTTCAATGGCTACAAGTGGCTTTGCGGCCCAATGGGAATTGGTGTGTTCATTTGCAAAAAGGACTCGGCTCCACTGTTAGAGCCAATGCAGCTGGCAGGCGAGTCTGCCATGTTGTATGACGGTACAAATCTAGCATACAAAGACATTCCAGATAGATTCCAGGGAGGATTTAGAAACTTTGCAGCCATAGTCGGATTGCAAAACTCGATATCGTTTTTGATGGGCCTAGGTATTGCAAACATTAGAGAGAAAATAATCGGTCTTGCAAATCTGCTAAGGGATGAACTTGCAAAGATTCCCGGAGTGACTCTGTATGGTCCACAAGATCACACAAAACGAACCAGCATCGTGTCATTTACCATTCAAAACAAAACACCACAGGAAGTAGTGCAACGACTAGAGCAACAAAAGATGGTTCTTGCCGTGCGTGAAATAGATAATATCAAAATAGTACGTGCATCACCACATTTTTTCAATACAGAATCTGAGATGCTAAAACTAGCAGATTTGATTAAACGGCTATAG
- a CDS encoding Lrp/AsnC ligand binding domain-containing protein — MPIAFILLNSDLGSDQEIITKIKEMLAVEKGIKFEVQGVYGIYDIVVKIEADNSDHLRNIITSKIRKIDKVQSTLTMMVIEEQEKL, encoded by the coding sequence TTGCCTATTGCATTCATTTTGTTGAACTCGGATCTGGGGTCAGATCAGGAAATCATCACAAAGATCAAAGAAATGCTGGCTGTCGAAAAAGGAATCAAGTTCGAGGTCCAAGGCGTCTATGGAATCTATGACATTGTGGTCAAAATCGAGGCTGACAACTCGGATCATCTCAGAAACATCATCACCAGCAAGATTCGCAAAATAGACAAGGTCCAATCTACTCTCACCATGATGGTAATAGAAGAGCAAGAAAAGCTATAG
- a CDS encoding cyclase family protein — protein MKVYDLTMMVSEKTPTFPGSPVPHFIEWDSLDRNDYNMEMIFLSSHTGTHIDAPYHFVKKGKKIHELDPSRFLQNAILIKIRAKPNQSITRSDIISFEKKHGRIPQGASIVFATGWNDHTTRSDFFEKSPGISESAAKYLVSKRLNLVGIDSPSIDAGNNKKFAAHHVLLSGNVIVLENLCNLSKIKNTHFNLVAIPLKLYNATGSPVRAIAF, from the coding sequence GTGAAAGTCTACGATCTTACTATGATGGTATCGGAAAAAACTCCGACATTTCCTGGCTCACCTGTTCCACATTTCATAGAATGGGACTCACTTGATCGGAATGATTACAACATGGAGATGATTTTTTTGAGCTCACACACTGGCACCCACATAGATGCGCCATATCATTTTGTAAAAAAGGGTAAAAAAATCCACGAGCTGGACCCGTCCAGATTTTTGCAGAATGCCATACTAATCAAGATAAGAGCAAAGCCAAACCAGTCCATAACAAGATCTGATATTATATCATTTGAGAAAAAGCACGGAAGAATTCCACAAGGCGCAAGCATTGTGTTTGCAACGGGATGGAATGATCACACCACAAGGAGTGATTTCTTTGAGAAAAGTCCCGGTATATCAGAATCGGCAGCAAAATATCTTGTGTCAAAGAGACTCAATCTAGTAGGCATTGACTCACCAAGCATAGATGCCGGCAATAACAAGAAATTTGCAGCTCACCATGTTTTGCTTTCAGGAAATGTCATAGTTTTGGAGAATCTCTGCAATTTATCAAAAATCAAGAACACTCATTTCAATTTGGTTGCAATTCCCTTAAAACTATACAACGCAACAGGCTCGCCTGTGCGTGCAATTGCATTTTAG
- the amrS gene encoding AmmeMemoRadiSam system radical SAM enzyme → MHKEAILYDKLPDDKVRCTACARYCEIKPGQIGLCGIRGNEGGKLDLFVYGKVITGNVDPIEKKPVIHYMPGTRIFSIATTGCNWLCRFCQNNDISQRRKVEGSDLSPKQVVQLALDNNSQGIAYTYNQPSIFMEFARDCGIEAHKKGLFNIFVSNGYDTPQSVAMMNEFLDCITVDFKGSAEPEFSRKIIGIPDTKPIFDTLLEIRDKTKIHVEITDLIVPQVGDDLEHARKLSKFIYDNFGPEMPIHFLRFHPDYKMMEFPPTPIQTLEKHYDVAKKEGLQYVYLGNVPGHKYEHTYCPGCHTIAVGRYGFDITSWNLDESNKCKTCGHKIPIIGPLDKNYKKSRFQFVV, encoded by the coding sequence TTGCACAAAGAAGCAATCCTGTATGATAAACTGCCAGACGACAAAGTCCGATGTACTGCATGTGCCAGATATTGCGAGATAAAGCCCGGGCAAATTGGTCTGTGTGGAATTCGCGGAAATGAGGGCGGCAAGCTTGACTTGTTTGTGTATGGTAAGGTCATTACAGGAAATGTGGACCCAATTGAGAAAAAGCCGGTAATTCACTACATGCCTGGAACTAGGATCTTTTCCATAGCCACTACTGGCTGTAATTGGCTCTGTAGATTTTGTCAGAATAATGATATCTCGCAAAGGCGAAAGGTGGAAGGATCGGATCTTTCACCAAAGCAGGTGGTACAACTTGCACTCGATAATAATTCTCAAGGAATTGCGTACACCTACAACCAACCATCAATATTCATGGAATTTGCACGCGATTGTGGAATAGAGGCGCACAAAAAGGGACTGTTCAATATTTTTGTCTCTAATGGATATGATACGCCGCAATCCGTTGCAATGATGAATGAATTTTTAGATTGCATTACAGTTGATTTCAAGGGAAGCGCCGAGCCGGAATTCAGCAGAAAAATAATTGGCATACCTGACACAAAACCAATCTTTGATACCTTGTTGGAGATTCGCGACAAGACCAAGATTCATGTCGAGATTACCGATCTTATCGTACCACAAGTGGGCGATGATCTAGAGCATGCAAGAAAACTATCAAAATTCATCTATGATAATTTCGGCCCAGAGATGCCGATTCATTTTCTGAGATTCCATCCCGACTACAAAATGATGGAGTTTCCGCCAACACCAATCCAAACCTTGGAAAAACACTATGATGTGGCAAAAAAGGAAGGACTGCAGTATGTGTATCTGGGAAATGTTCCTGGCCACAAATACGAACACACCTACTGTCCTGGATGTCATACCATAGCAGTTGGCAGATATGGGTTTGACATTACATCATGGAATCTGGACGAATCCAACAAATGCAAGACATGTGGCCACAAAATTCCAATTATAGGGCCATTAGACAAAAACTACAAAAAAAGCAGATTCCAGTTTGTAGTCTAA